GAAATTCCATAGATATTTTACGTTTTAGCCAATAACCAATGACCAATGACCACTGAGCAATGCTGGGCGCAGGCCCTGCGCCCCTACTGACTAATTAAGATTTGCTTAATCCGAGTCCATTTTGTTCAGCATAACGATTCATGAAACGCATAAACCGATCCCATTCTTCATTAGACTTCATCACATAAATCGCTTCTAAGGATTCCGGTTTACCGTTGACAAATTTACCCTGAACCCCAGGAATCACGATTTCCCCTTCTTCGTCAATCAAATACAACCCGGTAACTTCATCTGTACCATCTTGTGACAAGATGTCAGGATTGGTGAACACAAACGTGGCTGTACCACTTTCCCCTTGTTTTGCTCTTGTCAACCGGACATCTGGAACTACTCTTTCTTCAATACCTTTAGCAAACTGAATTTTCGCCATGATGAGTCAATTTAAAGTTTTGTGATCATTTTGTAATATTCTCTCATCATAGAGCAATTTCCTAGCAGGCATTTTACCAATGGTAATTAAATCTAGTACACAATTCCGATTTAAACGCCGTTTATTTACTACAGCGTTGATCATTGTAGTTGGTATATTCATCACTCTGACTAACCATTCTAGCCCCGCTACACCTGTCACTAAAACCAAAAACGTCATTCTGATGATTGGGGACGGTATGGGCTGGGAAATGGCTCGCGCTGGGGCTATGGCTAAAGGATATAATTACACTTCTGGTAAGGGGGAAGGACTGAGTTTTCAAACTCTGGATAATTACGCCCTTGCTACCACCTATGGTACTACCATTGCTCCTGGTAATGGGGTTTTCAGCACGGGTAACTCTGCGTTATCAAACTCTAATCCGATTACAGGTGCTAGTCCGATTCTACCAGGGTTTAAATTCCAACCTCAATTTAATCCCGGAAATACACCGTCTGGAGGAGGTAAAAATCCTCAATCTAATGCGGTAGGTAATTTAGTGGGTTATGATCCTCAGCGTGGGGGAATAAATCCTTGGACACCTGGGAATGATCCTGAATATATCAAGCATAGTTATCCTGATTCTGCTAATACAGCGACTACTCTGTACACAGGAGTCAAAAGCTATAACAATGCTATTTCTGTGGATATATTTGAAAAACCTTTAGAAACCATTCTCAAAACTGCGGCTGATCATGGTAAATCTACGGGGATTGTGACTTCTGTTCCTATTGATCATGCTACACCGGGAGCAGCAGCAGCAAACGTGAATCGTCGCAATAAATATGATGGTGATTATCCAACTTTAGATAATATTCTTCAGCAGGAACTTCGCATATATCAACCAACTGTAATTTTAGGTGGTGGTCATCCTCTCACAGGTGCGAGTAGTCAACCTCTGCCTACGGGCGTAGAACCGCCAACTAAGTTTGAATATATCACTAAAACGACCTATGCAGAATTGAGTAAAAACCCCAATCAAAACCGCTATAACTACACATTTTTAGAACGGGGAAAAGATGCGGCTGATAAGTTAGGGACTACTGCGGCTAAATTAGATCCAAATATGGGCGATCGCTTGTTAGGATTATATGGAGCTAGGGGACAAGAGGGAAATCTCCCTGTAAGTACCGCTAATGGTGATTACAGTAATACCGGTTTGAGTATCTTTTCCCTGTTTGGTTCTCAAGGAAAAAACCCCGATACAGTTCGGCCTCTACTTGCTGGAGAAACCGACAAATCTTTTATTGCGAAAGAAATTAATGAAAATCCCACACTTGATGATTTAACCAAAGCAGCTTTAGCAGTTTTATCTAAAGACAAAGATGGATTTTGGTTAATGGTAGAAGGTGGTGATATTGATTGGGCTGCCCATGATGATAACTTAGATAATATGATTGGGACAGTCTTGGATTTTGATAAGGCTGTAAAAACAACAATTGACTGGATTAAAAATAACGGTGGTTGGGAAAATAATCTACTAATTGTCACCGCCGATCATGATCATTATCTCACTTTAAATCCCAACTTTTCCGAACTGCTGAAAGAAAAAGGTGCAGAAGCTTTAACCGCTGAATCTGATTCTATCAAAGCTGGTCATTTTTGGGGTTCTAATCCTAATATCAAATATGGTTGGGGAAATCATGCTAACCTTCCAGTTCCTGTTTATTATCAAGGTAAGGGTTCAGCAGTTTTAACTAATTCTGTCGGTAAGGGGTTTCAACTTTATGGCTATGATATTCCTGGTATTAAAGATTTAGTAGACGAAATCCACATTTATCAAACTCAGCGGAAGGCAATAGGGAACAGGGAGTAGGGGGAGTGGGGGAGGTAGGGGGAGTGGGGGGGAGTAGGGGAGGTAGGGGGAGTAGGGGAGGTAGGGGGAGTAGGGGGGGAGAAAGAATTTTCCCAATGACCAATGACCAATGACCAATGACCAATCACCATCAACCATCAGTTATCCTGTTCTAACCCATCAGCAGATTAAATCAAGGGATCGCTTGCATAATTGTTCACAATTTGTTACAAAAATATAAAGAACTTCTAGAGACTAAAACCTAATGTTCGGCGGACTTACTGGTTTAACAGATACCAAAAGCACCGATTGGGGAGAGCGAATGCTCAACACAGTCGCCAGTCAAACGATTCGCCACCTGTTTACCCAGAGCGAGTCGGTAGAAGTCTTTGTGCGCTGCTATCCCTCCAGCAAACTGTTGCAAGGCAGCATTGACAGCTTTAAAATGAACGGCTGCGGCTTAGTAATTCGTAAAGACTTCGCAGTAGAGGAAATGTCTTTTGAAACCGATGCAGTCGCCATTGACTTCGGCTCGGTTTTAAGTGGTAAACTTACCCTCAAACAACCTACCCAGGCTGTAGCTCAGGTGATTCTATCAGAAGAAGGTATTAATCGGGCTTTTGAGTCAGAATTGGTGAAAAAGCGCCTGCTTAACCTTTCCGAACCCACTTTGATTGCCATATCTGGTGGCGAACCAATTTCTTTTACCGAAGTTGAGGTCAAGCTATTACCTGAAAATCGCTTGCATTTAGTAGCTAAAGCTGATTTAAACAACGGCGAACTCATACCACTAGCTATGACTGTCGGTATTGGGATTGAAAGAAGAAGGCGGGTTTCTTTCAAAGAACCAAAGATTGAACTTGAGGGAGTTCCAGAAGCACAAAGAGAAATTTCCCAGACTTTAAGTGTGGCATTGGTAGAAATTTTGGATAATATGGTTGATTTAGATCGCTTTGATTTAGATGGGGTAAAAATGCGACTAAATCGTTTAGAAACAGAAGGTCAAAGATTGATTTTTAGTGGTTATGCAGAAATAGAAAGAATTCCTCACAGTTCCTGAAATTGAGAAAAAATTGC
The DNA window shown above is from Anabaena sp. WA102 and carries:
- the psb28 gene encoding photosystem II reaction center protein Psb28; its protein translation is MAKIQFAKGIEERVVPDVRLTRAKQGESGTATFVFTNPDILSQDGTDEVTGLYLIDEEGEIVIPGVQGKFVNGKPESLEAIYVMKSNEEWDRFMRFMNRYAEQNGLGLSKS
- a CDS encoding alkaline phosphatase, translated to MVIKSSTQFRFKRRLFTTALIIVVGIFITLTNHSSPATPVTKTKNVILMIGDGMGWEMARAGAMAKGYNYTSGKGEGLSFQTLDNYALATTYGTTIAPGNGVFSTGNSALSNSNPITGASPILPGFKFQPQFNPGNTPSGGGKNPQSNAVGNLVGYDPQRGGINPWTPGNDPEYIKHSYPDSANTATTLYTGVKSYNNAISVDIFEKPLETILKTAADHGKSTGIVTSVPIDHATPGAAAANVNRRNKYDGDYPTLDNILQQELRIYQPTVILGGGHPLTGASSQPLPTGVEPPTKFEYITKTTYAELSKNPNQNRYNYTFLERGKDAADKLGTTAAKLDPNMGDRLLGLYGARGQEGNLPVSTANGDYSNTGLSIFSLFGSQGKNPDTVRPLLAGETDKSFIAKEINENPTLDDLTKAALAVLSKDKDGFWLMVEGGDIDWAAHDDNLDNMIGTVLDFDKAVKTTIDWIKNNGGWENNLLIVTADHDHYLTLNPNFSELLKEKGAEALTAESDSIKAGHFWGSNPNIKYGWGNHANLPVPVYYQGKGSAVLTNSVGKGFQLYGYDIPGIKDLVDEIHIYQTQRKAIGNRE
- a CDS encoding LmeA family phospholipid-binding protein; protein product: MFGGLTGLTDTKSTDWGERMLNTVASQTIRHLFTQSESVEVFVRCYPSSKLLQGSIDSFKMNGCGLVIRKDFAVEEMSFETDAVAIDFGSVLSGKLTLKQPTQAVAQVILSEEGINRAFESELVKKRLLNLSEPTLIAISGGEPISFTEVEVKLLPENRLHLVAKADLNNGELIPLAMTVGIGIERRRRVSFKEPKIELEGVPEAQREISQTLSVALVEILDNMVDLDRFDLDGVKMRLNRLETEGQRLIFSGYAEIERIPHSS